A region of the Bradysia coprophila strain Holo2 unplaced genomic scaffold, BU_Bcop_v1 contig_232, whole genome shotgun sequence genome:
TTCGGAAGACACTTCGATCGGTTTAAGTATTTCGGAATGGAGTACTGGCACGAATACTGTTAGACAGTACGCCAACCTTTCGGGATCTGACAGTTTATCAGCCGTGTCTAATCATTCAGGTGGTGTCAAAAGCGAAAATCAGACTAAGTCTAGCCTAAGTTCTTTAAACAAATCGACGGAAAGCTTGAACGAAAAAAGTGGAAGTTTGTCCAGTAGCAAAAATAAGTTTGTACACGGATCGGACAACCATAGGTATGAACTTCTTTCCAATTCCGATACGGACAAACAAACTGAATCTGGAACAAAAAGTGATGAGACTACACTCACTTTAACAGAAATTGCACAAACTATAACGGAATGGTCGACTAGCAGTAGCCGAACTTTAATGGCCGAAGCACAGTCTCATTCTTTAGTTGATTCCAAACCTAGATTGCAACCAAAGCCGTCGGGTGGAATTGAATATGTTCCTCTGAAGCATCCAAGAAATTCACGGAAGCAAAATTCACCACCTGAGAATCCCATAATTCCAGCAGTTCATCGAAAGTCTCTAGAACAATCATCCgatgaaaatgacaaaaattctCCTCCTCGTTCGACAGAACGTCCaatgaaaattccacctcgaATTGTTGATATGCAAGAAAAGAAACCGACACTAACGTCTGCCGAAGATACAGCTAAGAAGCGTAGATCCCTTGAATTGATGTCACAACGATATCAGAGTCAGGACATTTCCTCTGACAGTGACGCATTCATTGAGAAGCTTTATGGTCAGAATGATAAGCTTACTGAACGATATCAGAGCCAAGAGTTCTCACCGTTTGCTTCCATTAGACCGAAAGAACCGTCACCGTACGATAAACCGTTGATCAAACACCACAGTTACGATGACAAAACTCTATCGAAAAATCAAATCCGTGAATACAAAACCGCATTAAAGCTACGTCAAAGTCAGTCGTTCCACGAGCATTTGATTTCTTCGGCCGAATTTCCAGCTATCAATGAAGAATCATCAACCACAACACACACCAGCGAGACAACCACCAGCACTGACAATTCATCGCCGATGCCTACGCGCCCAGACAAACTTTCCAAGTGCTCACCGTATTACTCAAGCAGTTTGAGTTCTGAATCACCTCCGCAACAACTCATGCAGAAACCGCCGAGAAAATCGTCGCTTCCACGAAATATCTTACCGAAAAGTCCGCCAAGTGGAAACGACACCGACAGTTCGTTAGACTTCCGTCAACAAGATCCCAAGCTTCGAACACGCGGATATCGCAAAAAGCGACCGGCACCCAATAAGCGTTCACGAGTCGATAAAGTACCCGTTCTCATTGAACAGGAAAGTTCGGAATGTTCAGAGGGCTACTTCCAAGAAATCGACTCCGGCAGCTCCGATCTTTCGAAAGTCAGCTCAAccgatcaaaaatatccagATTTTGATGAAGAACAAGAGCAAATGACGGATGAATATGAGAATGATGGGAAGTACCAACCATACCCGAGCACTTCATATTCCAGTAAATTCGAAAGTTTAGACATGTCCCATGACAATGTCGACGAAATGGGATTTCCTCGTTACGATCGATTAGGTCACATTACGAATCCAATTTACAAAAGTGAATCGTCCCAGCCACCACAGAAACCACAACGACAAAAGAAACGACAATTGAAGCGCGAAGAATCAGTTGCTTCCGACGAATTCGCAATGAACGAATATCAACGAAACGAATACACCAGCACACCAGACGGTAGTTGTAGTGGAAATGAAGGCACAGGAGCCGGTTTGTCAGACGAAATGTGTTATTCCAGCGAAGATAGCTATCGAACGGGTGTCACATCCGTAGTACGAATCCCCGTTGATGGCAGTCTTCCGTATCCGGATTTTCTATCGGATTGTGATACAGATGGTGCTGGCATGGCCTATTTTTCCAATCAATCTGATTACGGTTCCGAATTTGAAGTACCGATTGTACCGCCACCAGCTTTCGGTGGAGATTCGGATGCAAGTGATAATTAAAATGGTCTGAACTCTGAACATAAAACATAAACGTATAGACTGTGTGCAGCGCATATTTTGCACTGCGTTTATCGAGGAAACGGTTGGCTTAGTTTtacaaaatactttttatgaaaatcttaCATTTGATACCCTCAAATTCCTGGCTAAGACTGACGGCAAACACTTGCTTGGAGCGTCCGCGAATGCTAAATGATTTAAATGTAACTTTGCTAGACGAAaatgttgaatattttgttgattccCGTAGAAAGAGAGCATTGATAAATATAAGCAtcaatttgataaattaataGAAAGCCAACATTCCCATTACGTTAATATAGTCAGCCCTTGCAGCAACGGACATGCACGAAGTAATCGATAAGAAAAAATGGCACGAAAAAGGAATCCTCAATAAAGTGATagaaacgttttaaatttaaatcttaGGAGCAGTGTTAAGGTGAACTAGTTACAACAATTAACGCCCATGGCCTTGGAAtgtaaaaacacttttttcgcGAAATTGCATCGAATGTGAAAAGAATACAATGCTTTGAGCTTGATGTTGCCTTTTATACGATTGCGTTGAGTTAGACATGACCTGAAGATTTGAGAGACATTTTACAAAGATAAGTGATCATCAACTTGGTAATGCAAGCAATATAGAATTGTGAAAGATTTTCTCAATTAGCTCAAATACTAGCTCAATCTTGATCTCAGCACAGaagctcacttttctcagtgGCGTCAATCATTAATTTAGTCCCATTTGTGGGGACGTAAACAACAACTGACCAGGGGtattttttgggaaataaATTTCCTGAATTTGTTGAGTACGCCCTGACAGCGGATacgttacttttttttatgaatgacaCCAGCTTTATGTAAAACTAGTAAGGCTGAAAACGCAcgaacatttttgtgttactGATAGCGACAACTATGCTGCGATTTCCATTCTTTAGCGATTGCTACAAATCGAATTACTAAGGAAATCGCAGCATGTAACTGTCGATTTCAGGaacacaaatttgttcgtGTCTTTTAGGCCTAACGTAATGAATGGAATTGTTGAAACAACGGCGTAAACAATCACTAAACAACATTGAATCGGAAACTGCTCAATATAAAACTAACCAAATTTTTCGACCTTTTATGCCAAACGAAGCTCAATTAATCGAACGATTTTAAACCGAcaacaaatttcattgaacattttcttaaGATAGAGAAATAAAGGACCCCCTTAATATATTATTATGTGCCAAACAAAAAGACTTGTTATGTtccataaattaaataaaaaatcttttgaaacatttttatatttaaaaaatttcaattgaacaactaagagaaaaaaaatgttttttcgtttcgttttcagtcaaattatgataaaaaaaatgagaaaaaaatttacaaaaaaattatttagatttcattaaaaagttagtgaaaacaaaatgagTTTGATGTCTTCGAAATCAttagaaataattttagataaataaaaatataaatttatgagTCACTCAttatatataaacaaaaaccaaaaaaaaactatttaacgttacacattaaattaccaaaaaaagaagaaagaatttagaataaaaatatttacccCGATCGCTTTTGAAGTTAGTTTCATTATGAAAGGACAGAAACAGAAATCTTAACAAAATTAACACACACAGAAAGACACACAATCTAGTGCTGTTAGAGCAATCAAAATTAGTAATTAAGTCAAgtcattaaaaacaatttttatccCCGGATTgatcgaatttcattttatttcggaaatattttcCGTAAACTAGAGCAATgattaaaaactgaaaaactaTGAAATGCAAAAGGTTGTATAGTGGAATCTGCAGTTCTCAGAAGGATAAACTTGatattagtaaaaaaaaaaaaaccaggaagactttcaaaaaatacttttattatgtaaaaccaaatttttatacATCGCAACTGATTTTACCAAAAACAATTCTGTCCCACGATAAAGAAAGTTGTCCAATTGTGACATATTTGGACCGACACATATTTGAAGACAAAAATAGGAACTTCCAAGAAGAGCGAAGCGAGATCTgcttgaatgaaattttctgtatCTTTCTTTCCTCTGCGTTTTTActcaatgtttttttatgccaaaaattcgattttgttcACTGCAGTCACTGCAGAAAATGTTTGACTAACTGCAGCCCCGGTAAATCAATACTACAGTAATGTACAGCAAGTCATTACTACATTGACATGAGcgttaaaactcatttcccgTTGGCTTAGTGAGCATAATACCTTACGTAACTGTTTGGGCGCTGCAACCTTCACACTTGacataaaagaaatttccaAAGAGGGATGTATTCTACAATACTTTCATGGCGCTCGCTTTTCTTTGAAGAAAAGAGCGGggaaaattcacattttcttcACTGAATTGTCAATTCTCAGAGTGATAGTTTATACTATTTTCGTGTGTTAAATACGAAAATGCCTAGAAACCACCAGCCAAGATAGACATGAGTAAGAGGAGGAAAACTCgagaaaattatataaaacTCTCTTTTTCGGACCGACCTATGAATATAGAGAGAACCGCGAATCGCTCGAGTCGGAATCTCCTAGTTTCttccagaggtgaacacaGCGTTTTTATATTTGCTAGGCGTGATTCGtcgtttttctccacgaaacgaaaaactttCTCAGTTTTtcagaacaacaacaaaggtGACAGTTCGGAGGAGAAAATTTCTATACTGTCAAAACAAGAGGAGataaatagacattttcttttccgaACTGTCatctttgttgttgttttgaataaatgtgTATGTTTTTCGTTTCCGGTAGAAAACCAGCTAATCACACCTCGCAAATAAGAAAAGAGATTTGTAACAACATTAAAagtcttttatttctttacaaacacaatttttagttggaaaattcaccgaaaataaTTGGATCGACGCGCTTCCTTTGAAAAAAGCAAAACGTTTTGTATGAgtgccaaatttttttgaaaattgaaataaaggaaaactatatacacacaaagtttaaacaaattaattattacaCACAAAACACTCACGTATAATTATtacataataacaaaaaattatatttaaaacaatATAACCAAACATCGCCAAATTATTTACTCGAATgattattgaaacaaaatgtataacaatttttgaatgCATTTATTTCTAATctattaatgaaaaatttgctaaCGAAATGATTCTattaaaactaatttaattaataaagaaaaagtgaaaaacaaTGGAACAAAAGAAACTAAAAAGCGAGCAGTACTCGGAACCTAAAACTTATATTTATTGTTGTGATTCGTGATAAATTTATCGTATtaactaaaaattaaattgtaaattctaTAGAGATTTGTTAGAGTACAAAGCGTAGaccaaaaaaatggttttgttcTTTTATGTTGATGGTTAAAAATCGAGTTTGATTATTTTCCcgttttgataaatatttataattcgagaaaatttataTCTATTGTTCCCTCTATGGTCACAGCGttaaatgtgattttttttttatttagccATTTTAAAGTGAATAAAAGGAGgaagaaaaatcataaaaaagaattttaaaaatcaaaaagattttcatgtttgttaaaatcaatttcatttgatcCAAGATTCCGtttttttatgataaagaaatttatgaaaacacTTAAAgtataaatgaatttaaaattaataataattgttatgcaagaaaaatgaaaaaaaaaatggaaataaaatcaataaaaaccaaattaaGATTATGAATAAGATTCCTAAAGTTATTTACTTTCTAAAAACATACGAAACTGAGCTaaagtcggagcattataaggtaaaatcaaaataaaatgatcgagtctggtttttgacaattgaaattcaaatgtcaaaaaccagactcgatcattttattttgctttcattttaatttgatcgattctactcatttaattcatttttaaataattgtagttttcgaagaaatcacttcgaaaacattacagtataaaagcttagacacgtgcatttgaacggattacccgcaggtataccgcgagtaaacagctctaatgcgcatgtgtaagcttctatactgtaatgttttcgaaatgatttcttgaaaaactacaattatttaaaaatgaatagaatcgatcaaattataatgcttcgatTTTAGTTTTAACAGTAACAGTAAGTAGTGCAGACGCTGCTAAGTGGAAATCGTAATAAAATACTCCTTGAATTGAGCTACTAACATTACAATTAAGGCTTGGAACAGGTCATCTTCTCACCTGAAACCAGagactatttttaggaaaacatttttccatattttctggACTTTTCGTagattttcccatattttccttgTTCCTTGATTTCTTGAATAAAAGgcaatgaaatttcagcataaatttccttcagctgttttttagcTGATCCGtacaaaaaatcagaaaaattgtttattcgGATGTGCAGCAGCTTCAACAATATAAACAAGTACAGGTTTGATTGTATTTGtcgatcagctgaaaaacagatgAAGCAAATTCAAGGAACGAAAACAGGTTCAATCTGATCTGTACCAAGCATTAATTTTAGACCAGTACCCGACGAGTCCTTCCTAAGGTCATGGCTAGAAACCTCGTATTATCAcactaacaaacaaacattttgttctacGACTTTTATTTATAACCCCTAGAGTGGCCCTAGTTGCTTAATGAGCCACTTAAAATGTCGTATGACACTGGTCTATCACAGGTCCtttccaaacattttctgcGGAATGGATCTAATTCGCCTAGATTGTTCCATGATAACACTACGACCAGCTAGTCAATGGAACTACTGTACTGAGCTTCAAATCAACGTGTTGGTTAACTAATGTGTTGCTAATTACCTGTAGTCATCTGTAAACCTGTAGCACTTGGCaatgttctttttttgtatttttgcaAACTGTTGTGTTCTTATTGACGAAAACCAACATTTAAactcaattcattttattccaaattgttaaataatttacatGTGATTACACTGACGTGTATTTCGTGTGATCGATCGAAAGACTAATTTCGTTACATAAAATCTGACCGATCTGATGCGACTGTTCGATCAATGCCAATGTATTGGtgaatgcaacaaaaactgaTCTGGAAAGAATAGGATTCAATCGTCAAACTTTCATCCTCAACGTAGTCTGTCCATcaattcgaatttttgaaCTGCAAATTTAGAATTTCAGAATCAATCGGACTATGTGCTACACGTTTACTCAGTTTCTGAAATAGGTCAGCATTTTAAGACAAAATATGCGACAAAAGTAATAAGATTGAGCCTGAATTTTTCATCGAGTTGATTTTTAGGTAATTTTTAAGTCGACTGGCTCGACAGTCGACACATTCGATCGGAAGAACATAACGACCGTACATTTTTGTATAGTAAATactaattttatcaaattaagCTCTAAagaattaacttttttttttaaatgcaaagaGGAAAGTCTGCAAGGTACAaaacatttccaaaatatCCTCCACCCCATTCGTTCACCATTCAATTCCTAATGTCCGCATTTCTTCTAAATTTTCCAGACATTTACCATGGCATCAACGGCAACGTTTCGCTGGATCGTCGTGGTGAATTAGTTACATCACCGCAACACCGATACGATCTGACACTGGGATCGGACAAATCGTCGTCACTGTCACGGTCCGAGGCCGGAGTGTATGACATTAGTCAGGCGGAAAGTCGTACAAAGTCACAAGACGATGCCAATCAAATCAATAATAATTCGGTCATAAATGGCAACGGGAACGGAACGCTGGAGTCGTTGGATGGGGATGCGAAACGACGGGTTCGTTTATTGTTTGTAGATTGTGGGGAGAGAAGTGAATTTTGAccgagttttttttctcgtattcATGCAGAAGTGGCCAACCGACAAATCGTATTTTTTGGCTAAAGAAATATTGATGACTGAGCGTACATACAAAAAggatttggatattttgaactcGGTAAGTACTTGTTATTGCAACCTAATTGTTACGACAAAATTACAAACGAGACAATGACCGGACGCAACAGTTTAATCCCCAAATACTTTTGGGAACCAATCAAAATGATAACTTTGTATCGTTGCAGTGGTTCAAAGATGAATTATCACCAGAAATTGTAGACAGTTTGCAGCCTCTATTCCAATTAGTCGAATCCATGATCCAACATCATTCCGTATTTTTACGCGATCTGGAACATCGACTCCTGTTATGGGAGGGACGTGGCAGTCACGATACACATAAAATTGGCGACGTTATGTTCAAAAATATGCTCATACTGCCGGTAATGTTTCTATTCTTCCATGCGACGAATTCCTTTTCTAATTTTGGgttcgaatgttttttttagatttacgAAGACTATCTGGAGAGTCATCGTGAGGTTATCGAACATCTGcacgatttgtatgaaaatgatgaaCGATTCCAGCAGATCTATCGAGACTTTGAGCAACAAAAAATCTGTTACGTTCCGATTGGAATGCTTGTGCTGAAACCGCTTCATCGCCTGTTGCACTATCAACTTATTTTGGAACGTAAGTTCAGTTCATCAACCGTTCCCTTGTaaatagaaataattttatttctgtgTTCCTAGAACTGTTGGACCATTACGGTCCCGATCACAGCGATCGAACCGAATGCCAGGGAACACTTGTAATGCTATCGCGAACAACGGAAAAAATCAAGGAACAACTGACCGATTCGGAAAATTTCATCTTGCTCTGCGAACTACAGCGTGACATTAGCGGTTTCGACAAATTGGTACAAATGGATCGATTACTGATACGGCAAGGCTGTTTATTGAAACATTCCAAGCGCGGTCTGCAACAGAGGATGTTCTTTTTGGTTGGTTATGATGTGTGTTTGATCGGagcaaattgtaattttgtcGAGTTTTCAGTTCTCTGATGTCTTACTGTACGGCTGTAAATCACCGGTAACTCAAGCATTTAAAATTCTCGGTCACGTTCCAGTTCGGTCAATGTTAACCGAGAATGCCGAACACAATGCCTTCATCATCTTCGGAGGACATCGAGCAATTACAGTAATGAGATTGTGAAATGAGCATTTGGACGTTGTATTCATTTTGCTCCTTTTAAACCGTTTCAGGTTAGTGCTGGCACAACAGCCGAAAAGACATTATGGTTGGCCGAACTGTCAAAAGCTGCAACGGACATTAAAAATAGACCTCACGTCCAGTTATCGATGGGAACTTTGAGGAATTGCAGTGAGTGTTCCCTCTACCGCAGATCCTAGAACTCAACGCGAACTCaaacacgaaaatattttctctttcaaTCACATTAGGTTCGTCTGAAGAAGGCCTGGAAACGTGTGGACTAAATTCATCGATTGGCCAAAAGACACCACCGTCTCGTAGCAACACAGCGCTACATGTGTGCTGGCATCGAGGCGCAACGGTCGGTCTACACGATCATTTGATTGCTGCGGAGAATCAACTTTCCGGGTATCTGTTGcgcaaatttaaaaattcgtcCGGTTGGCAAAAACTGTGGGTGGTCTTTACGTCGTTCTGTCTGTTCTTTTACAAAAACTATCAGGACGAATTTGCATTGGCTAGTCTTCCGTTGTTGGGGTAAGATTTTCTTTACTTTGTGGTCCACAGGCAACGATTGGAACGGCTTctgaaacaagaaaatttttctctttcgttCAGATATTCCGTTGGTCCTCCAGGTTTTCAAGACGTTGTTCAGAAGGAGTTTGTCTTCAAGCTGTCGTTCAAAAATCACATCTACTTCTTCCGAGCAGAAAGTGAGCACACATACGATCGCTGGCTGGCCGTGTTGCGTAGTACAACTCAATCGCaagatttcaaaaatatgGTCAATTGATGTCCAGTCGGAACGTTTTGAAAGGAATGAATAAGATCCTCATCCCGATCTTGTATGTGTGTAGGCGAGCGTGGAAACCGTTTTGTGGAATGCATTTCGAGTGGATGCTGTTTAGcatttgtgtgtttttgttattataaaAAGTGACTGAAGCAAAGTGATGAATGATGAAACGATTGACGTGatgtaaataacatttttatttccagTGGGAGTCcttttttattatgaaaaaattgaaattgttcacAATTCGTGTCTTATTAtacataaaattgattaatgTGTCTTAAAGACTTCAATGTATTATTGCGTAGGAAGAAGAGTTTGTaacacaatttatttaaattaaacaacagaaaacaaacaaaaaaacatttttaactttttcatgtCTTCTACATTTGTGGTGTCGCCATGCGACTGCTGTTCTCAATAAGTTGTTCATCTTGCTTTGCCGATGATCCGGAAATAATatgggaggtgcgggaaaacagaaaaagtaggaaaatgtTCAGATTTCTTTGCTTTCTCGCAAATAGCTACTGTTGTACTAACTTGATTTAAAAGAAGTAACGCTTTGTTTCGTCCAaggcacttcaagcatgagtggtactctgaatagggtactgaaacttggtagtgtgtcacacaactaaaaatattttcatgtaaaatagagtactttttgcAGCCGACCACTATGATCCCTTTTACTTGAAGTGCATTGGTACGTCTCATATATACCTTTCATTGGACatatcgcacacgatttttgagcgaaaacCTTCAGAAATGTGCTGGAAAAACTACTGAAAAAGAGACAGAACAGACTGTTTTGTTTACTTACTCGCCTACTGATGGAACAACCTGAATTTTCTACATCTGAATTCAGATATTAGATATTCAGATTtgtctcgtcaatacctttcggAACGGTGTTTCGTTTTGCCTGTTTTTCACTAGCTTTCCCAGCACATCTCTGAATGATTTAGctcaaaaatcgtgtgcgatatGTCAAAGGAAAGATGAGacaaaaccaaatatttctttaaaaacaaaaatctggTAAAAAACAGGAGCTACCATCGAGAAAGCAAGgaaaactgcatattttcctaatttttctgttttcccgcacctcccatGGAATATAGTTCAATATAGCTGCGACGATATAGcgattgaaaattgttgttcaAGTCAACAGAATATGAATGTCCGTCCAAGGCAGAATTGGAAGACACTCTGAATTTCGATGATTAAATAAATGACTGAGCTTCAATCGTTCCGAAGAGAAAATACAAATCAAAGAACCTTTGTTTCATACTCCCAAGCATTACGTCAAGCCtgtgaaaatttgtgattGTTGGGCTATTTACAAATGAGCTGTGTGTTTCCTGCGTGGAGCTTTTGCGAACTGTTGTGTCActtcttcaaattttacaGTTTTCAACAATAGTAAGTCGTTAAGGTGCGTTAAACGCTGAAAATCCCAGGCAATTGTGAAGTAAAGAGGATGTAAAGATACGAAATGGAACTTAACGCATGCCTCTGGACAATGTCCGTTCAACATATTGACTCCATCAACTGTTTTCGACATTTAATGTGTGTTCAAACCCTGTATCTTCTGTCCTTACAACGAATCAATCAGCTTGAAAATGTACTTGTTGCCGAATTAGACCAATGTCCCACGTTACTTGGGGTTCATCGTTACATTACCAGGttagcaaaatatttgttctaCAATTCTCGCCTTTGAGCATTAGAAAGGCCCTAAAATGCTCAAAGGCGAAAGTTGTAGTGTTGGGTAATGTAATAGTTTGGCACAGGCCGTTAACAGTGGCTTTCTGAGGAACTCAAAGTGACGTGGGTCACAGGTCTATGCTTCAAATTTTACTAGGCTTTTCAAATATATTAGACTTGAAGGAACAGTTACCACAAAGATCAATTACTTAACATGAACATAAATCTACAATCGCTGAATCATCACATTCACCAGAGGTAGTATAAAGGTTTATGTCGGTGAATGTTATGAATGTAACCTTCAACCCATTGAGGTTAAATTCACAATACTCACCGAAATCCAACAAGCATTTGAAGTAAAAGTAGGCAAATGAATTGCAATGAACAGTAAAAACTGTTAGCTCACTTTAAGACAACACAAAGTCTTTGTAATTGCTATTGGCGCATTCGTCCAGAATGGACAGATACAACGGAATGCCACCAGCAAAATTCAGTGCCTCTCTCGGCTTGCCGGGTATGTTAGCACTTTGATACCACGAATCAGCCAGCGGAAATAGACTCCGATTCCATAAGACGTTCACGGTATCCTTCCACTTAATTTCCGCTTCCTCGGTGGCCacaattttggttttgttgtctTTTCGCATTCGATCCAACAGCTCAATGATCCAATCACCTTGAATTTCTGCACATGTTGGACCGTTGGCAATGGCGGTTGGTGCGTGTGGACCGTACGTGAAAAACATATTTGGAAAACCAGCCGTCGATATGCCGATGTTCGTCCAGACACCGTTCTTCCATTTATCTTGAATGGATTCGTTGCGCTCGTTTTTCAGTTCAATGTTTAGAATGGCTCCGGATTGATCGAATCCCGTTGCAAAGACAATTACATCGAAATCAATCACTCCTTCGTTCTCAGTTCTGATTCCGTTTTCAGTGATCTCAAGTATGGGAGACTGGCGAATGTTTATTATGCCGACATTGTCTTGATTGTATTTCTCGTAATAGCACTGTTCGAGTGAGGGGCGTTTAGTACCAAATGGATGAGGAGCGACCAAAGGAGCTAGAATGTCTCTTTTAATGGGATCAATAATCCGTGAACGGGCCTTCTTACACCAAAACTGATACGCTGCATCGTTCGTTTTCGGATTGACGAAAATATCCTGGTAGTTACCAACCCAGAAATAGAATCCGCCACGTTTGTATAAATCTTCAAACACTGCCTCCTGCTCTTCCGGAGTAGCATCACTTCCATTAGTTGGTATGAAGTCGAATCCCATTCCACCGAATGAAGATCGagttttgttaaatatttccTGGATGTCGCCAGCAGCAGGAAATTGCCATTTGGTTTGATCCGAAATGAAAGATTGTTGCATCGGCAGTGCTAAATTGGGCGTGCGTTGATATACGGTTAAGTGGTCAACAATAGGTGCAAATTCTTGGATAACTTGAACTCCACTCGCTCCAGTTCCAATAACTGCTACCCGTTTACCGACAACATCTATTCCACTTTCTGGCCACAGACTAGTGTGCACAGTTACGCCCTTGAAGGTGTCCAATCCTTTAAACGACGGAGTATGTCGGCACTCTGCGAAACCCGTGCACAGTATGATGAATTTGGCGCGCGTTACGTTTTCCTGATTATTGTTAGTTTCAACCAGCCATTCAGAGCCGTCAAACTTTGCCGACGTTACTCTCGCATCGAATTTTATGTGCCGATTCAAATCGAGCTTTTCGTCGacgtaattgaaatattttacaagTTCAGCCCGTGCCGGAAAACGTTCGGTAAATTTAAAGTCCTTCCAAATGTCATCTTGGGTGAATTGATAAAATGGAAAGTCGCTGTCCACTCTTGCACCAGGATAACTGTAAAGATGTGCAGTGACAAAATTattagaagaaaattttacaatttttgagtCGAAAATCCAAACTTACCGATTCCAATACCATGTACCGCCAATTCCTTTACCAGCTTCGTAGATGTTTACATTGAAATT
Encoded here:
- the LOC119076734 gene encoding FERM, ARHGEF and pleckstrin domain-containing protein 2, with the translated sequence MSLDSMGPTKTVPGSRMTHSLSTPSGVDGSTPHRGGKKLAIRIQMLDDSVTMFQVQAKALGKVLFEQVCRQLSLLEADYFGLEYQEQESKIKYWLDLEKPLNRQVGLSLVEPVLRFCVKFYTPDPAQLEEEFTRFLFCLQIKRDLATGVLQCNDNTAAIMASYIVQASCGDFVPEDYPDHTYLSSYQFVPNQDASIQRKIMENHKKHVGQTPAEADLNLLETARRCELYGMKMHQAKDIEGVALNLAVAHMGIAVFQGITRINTFSWAKIRKISFKRKRFLVKLHPEGYGYYKDTVEFFFEGRNECKNFWKKCVENHGFFRCTAVQNTPRRKAKVLSRGSSFRYSGKTQKQIIEFVRDNYVKRQTFQRSQSFRQGPLHASSRSQSHTSCNVNSSISAHPLLPIETAEWSSRSPNKGSMTPSQMRKGADSSNHRHETPIDHTRSQVTAAQVETYQTKTYAPESPQPVPDQSDLSHSVSPVGTWNTRNNNHHLNNNTREVDRARVRPDVPSSDIYHGINGNVSLDRRGELVTSPQHRYDLTLGSDKSSSLSRSEAGVYDISQAESRTKSQDDANQINNNSVINGNGNGTLESLDGDAKRRKWPTDKSYFLAKEILMTERTYKKDLDILNSWFKDELSPEIVDSLQPLFQLVESMIQHHSVFLRDLEHRLLLWEGRGSHDTHKIGDVMFKNMLILPIYEDYLESHREVIEHLHDLYENDERFQQIYRDFEQQKICYVPIGMLVLKPLHRLLHYQLILEQLLDHYGPDHSDRTECQGTLVMLSRTTEKIKEQLTDSENFILLCELQRDISGFDKLVQMDRLLIRQGCLLKHSKRGLQQRMFFLFSDVLLYGCKSPVTQAFKILGHVPVRSMLTENAEHNAFIIFGGHRAITVSAGTTAEKTLWLAELSKAATDIKNRPHVQLSMGTLRNCSSSEEGLETCGLNSSIGQKTPPSRSNTALHVCWHRGATVGLHDHLIAAENQLSGYLLRKFKNSSGWQKLWVVFTSFCLFFYKNYQDEFALASLPLLGYSVGPPGFQDVVQKEFVFKLSFKNHIYFFRAESEHTYDRWLAVLRSTTQSQDFKNMVN
- the LOC119076748 gene encoding baeyer-Villiger monooxygenase-like, whose translation is MDGDKLDVLIVGAGFSGLHLLQKLRKLNFNVNIYEAGKGIGGTWYWNRYPGARVDSDFPFYQFTQDDIWKDFKFTERFPARAELVKYFNYVDEKLDLNRHIKFDARVTSAKFDGSEWLVETNNNQENVTRAKFIILCTGFAECRHTPSFKGLDTFKGVTVHTSLWPESGIDVVGKRVAVIGTGASGVQVIQEFAPIVDHLTVYQRTPNLALPMQQSFISDQTKWQFPAAGDIQEIFNKTRSSFGGMGFDFIPTNGSDATPEEQEAVFEDLYKRGGFYFWVGNYQDIFVNPKTNDAAYQFWCKKARSRIIDPIKRDILAPLVAPHPFGTKRPSLEQCYYEKYNQDNVGIINIRQSPILEITENGIRTENEGVIDFDVIVFATGFDQSGAILNIELKNERNESIQDKWKNGVWTNIGISTAGFPNMFFTYGPHAPTAIANGPTCAEIQGDWIIELLDRMRKDNKTKIVATEEAEIKWKDTVNVLWNRSLFPLADSWYQSANIPGKPREALNFAGGIPLYLSILDECANSNYKDFVLS